The DNA sequence AGCGGTGCCGCCTGAAACACATTCGTGGTGTACACAGCCGCAGCCACGGCGGGTACCTCACACAGAATCGCGCCGAGATCATGGCGATCTGTTTTCTTCAAACCGCAGTGCAATCCGCCTGCGGAAAAACCCTTAGGTGTTATAATGGAACCGCCTTGTACCGCGGTATATTTTTCTTGTCCCATAATGTTGTTCATCCCGCGCTTTATGGATACACCGGTGTGTAGCCCAGTCCGAGATTCTCCTCCCATCCCATCATCAGATTCATGTTCTGTATCGCTTGGCCTGCCGCACCTTTGACAATATTGTCGATGACCGAAATGATCGTCACCCGTCCTGTCCGGGCATCTGCCGCAAATCCGATGTCACAGTAGTTTGATCCATACACTTCTTTGGTTGCCGGCCAGATTCCTTTATCCCGCACACGCACGAACGGGCGGTCTTTGTAATACTGCCGGTACAGATCCACGAAATCCTCATCGTTATATACGCCATTCATCTGGGCGTACATGGTGCTCATAATGCCGCGCGTCATCGGAACGAGTTGGGTTGTAAAGGTCACGGTTACTGGCTCTCCGGTTACCTGGCCAAGCACCTGCTCGATTTCCGGGATATGCTGATGCTTATTCACTTTATAAGCTTTAAAGTTTTCGTTAATTTCCGCATAATGCGAAGTCAGGCTTGTGCCCCGGCCCGAGCCGGATACACCGGATTTGGCATCAATAATGATGCTTTTCGGGTCGATCCAACCGGAACTGATAGCTGGAATTAAACCAAGCAGTGTTGCTGTCGGATAGCAGCCCGGATTCGAAATGAAATCTACAGCCGCGGCTTCCTCTCCGAAAATCTCGCATAAGCCGTATACGGCTTTTTCCAGATAGCTCTGCTCCGGTGCCGGATGCTTATACCACTTCTCGTAAGTTCCGCCGTCCTTGATCCGGAAATCGCCTGACAGGTCAATGACTTTCAGCCCCGCCTCCAGCAATCCCGGCACCAGCTTCGAGCTTACTCCTGATGGCGTTGCCGTGAAGACAACATCGGCCTTTTCCGCGATTTCCGCGGCATTAACGCCATCTAGGTTCTGGACGATAATATCCGTTAAATGCGGAAAACCTTCCGATATCGGTGTTCCTGCACTTGATGATGAAATAACCGACGTAATCTCCGCAAGCGGATGCGCCTGCAGCAGGCGGATCAATTCTACCCCGCCGTAGCCTGTCGAGCCGACAATCGCAATTCTGATCTTACTGGTTTCCCCATGTTCTCCTGGCATCCCGAGTTTCCCCTCTCTATCCCCTGACTTGCATCCCTCTAATAAATATGTATTATTATACGACTGTATTAATATAAATACAACACTTTCGAGTGAAATCCGCCTTGTCCTATAAGGAGTTTTAGTTTTTTTTCGCAATGAGACAACTCTAACTTGGAGAAGATTGCATGTATAGATTTTATGCATGCATCCAAATATAAAAAAATTTTTAGAAAATATAGTCAAATGCTAACTTGCTGGGTAATAAACATGTTGTAATGAACTTAAACAGGGAGATGATTTCATGAAGAAAATGATTATTGGTCTTACTATTGGCATGCTGATTGGCTCTTCTACAGTCGCTATGGCTGCGACATCTAGTACTGTAAAAGCAACTCTTGTTAAGTACCGCATAATGATCAATGGGCAGAATAAAGTGGTATCAGCGAATCAGCTATCGTATAACGGAAATACATACATTCAACTGCGTGAAGCAGGCACGCTCTTCGGTTATAACGCTACATATGTTGGTTCCACTAAAACAATTCACTTCGATACGAAAGATACAGTTAAGGAAAAGTGGATTACCTTAGGAGAATTCGCTGGGAGCGCTAATCTAAAAGTCGAATTAAACTCAAATAAAAAAGATGTATATAACGTGATCCGTGGTAAAGATCAAGTCATCCTCTCATTAGATACACAAAATTTAGGGGAAGGTGAAGAAAGAGGATCTGCCACGACAAATGGTACCATCATTTATTTCACAAAAATAAATGGTTCTCTTGTACTCAGCAAAGCAAGCTTAAAAACAGCTGGATTGATGTAAACTTAAACTAATTCCGCTTAAATAATTCGTCTATAACTTGCTGAAGAGGCAGCGAAGAAATCTTCGCTGCCTCTCTTATTTTTTCCTTTTTCTAAGTTCTATGATTCCAATTTAAATCCTTCACCCAGCACTTCATGGGTGTTGCTGATAATCACAAAAGCCTCGGGGTCTACGGTTCTCACCAGCGTCTTCAGCCGTGTTGTCTCGCTTTGACCAATGACCACCATCAATACGGTGCGGTTATCGCCCGTATATCCGCCTTGGGCGTTCAGCTTCGTCAGGCCTCGGTCCAGATCATGGAGAACGGCTTCGGTTATTTTCTCCGTATGATTTGAAATAATATAGGCTACTTTGGAATAGTTGAATCCAAGCTCAACCGCATCAATCACTTTTCCCGTTACATAGAGACCGACCAATGCATAAAGTGCCTTTTCCAGAGACAAGGTGCATGCTGCCAAAATAATGACGCTCCCGTCCAGAAGAACAACACACAGCGAGAAGCTGAGCCCGCTGAATTTTTGAATGATTTGGGCGAGTGTCGTCAGGCCTCCGGTTGATCCTCTGCCGCGATAGACAATCCCGATTCCGAGTCCCACCGCAATTCCTCCGTAAATCGAAGCCAGCAGCGGATTGCCCGTAGGAAGGGGCCAGTCCTTGGTGAGGTATACGAACAGCGGCAAAATAACACTGCCCAGCAGTGAGCGAATCCCGTAATTTTTGCCGAGCAGCCATACTCCTAAGAAAAAGAGAGGTATATTAAGGGCCCACTGGGTAAATGCAGGCTCCAGGCCTAACCAGGCTTCTCCCAGCACC is a window from the Paenibacillus sp. J23TS9 genome containing:
- the argC gene encoding N-acetyl-gamma-glutamyl-phosphate reductase; translation: MPGEHGETSKIRIAIVGSTGYGGVELIRLLQAHPLAEITSVISSSSAGTPISEGFPHLTDIIVQNLDGVNAAEIAEKADVVFTATPSGVSSKLVPGLLEAGLKVIDLSGDFRIKDGGTYEKWYKHPAPEQSYLEKAVYGLCEIFGEEAAAVDFISNPGCYPTATLLGLIPAISSGWIDPKSIIIDAKSGVSGSGRGTSLTSHYAEINENFKAYKVNKHQHIPEIEQVLGQVTGEPVTVTFTTQLVPMTRGIMSTMYAQMNGVYNDEDFVDLYRQYYKDRPFVRVRDKGIWPATKEVYGSNYCDIGFAADARTGRVTIISVIDNIVKGAAGQAIQNMNLMMGWEENLGLGYTPVYP
- a CDS encoding stalk domain-containing protein, whose product is MKKMIIGLTIGMLIGSSTVAMAATSSTVKATLVKYRIMINGQNKVVSANQLSYNGNTYIQLREAGTLFGYNATYVGSTKTIHFDTKDTVKEKWITLGEFAGSANLKVELNSNKKDVYNVIRGKDQVILSLDTQNLGEGEERGSATTNGTIIYFTKINGSLVLSKASLKTAGLM
- a CDS encoding YitT family protein, giving the protein MSQVAASSRRKAPLIPPTGPLRHMVDTVLIIIGSLIIALGFNLFFLPNGIASGGVSGISVLGEAWLGLEPAFTQWALNIPLFFLGVWLLGKNYGIRSLLGSVILPLFVYLTKDWPLPTGNPLLASIYGGIAVGLGIGIVYRGRGSTGGLTTLAQIIQKFSGLSFSLCVVLLDGSVIILAACTLSLEKALYALVGLYVTGKVIDAVELGFNYSKVAYIISNHTEKITEAVLHDLDRGLTKLNAQGGYTGDNRTVLMVVIGQSETTRLKTLVRTVDPEAFVIISNTHEVLGEGFKLES